The genomic DNA CAAGGAGATCGAGGAGCGCGGCTACACTCGCGAGGACGTCAGGGTGTGGAAGGAAATGGTGCCCGCCTTGAAcatggagaaggagatccCTGGGGAGCTGAGCCGGTACCTGGGCGTGAGCAACAAGCTGGCACTGTTCCGGGTCGACCCGGGGAAGCTGAGGGAGGTGTATCGGTGTGCGCCAGCCAAAGAGGACGCCGGGTACCAGCCCGTCGTCGGATTTCAGGACGCCGTGAGTCTCTCTTTCTCAGTTGACATGGCCATGTCAGACGCGGGCTGACGAAAGGGTGGAATCGATGACAGTATCCCCTGCACCTCATGAACACCGGCAGTCTCCAGGACTTTGACGCCAAAGTGCCCAAGGACGATGAACTCCGACACCTCGACGTTCGGAGGTTCCGGGCCAATGTCATTGGTACGTCAGAACAACGCCCCCCGTCCCGTGCTCCCCGTTGGTGTACTCTCTTCGACAGCAGCCCGGTTTTAAAGGGAGTCGGTCCGGCTAATAAGACGTTGGACAGTCTCCGGCGCCCCGGCCTACGACGAAGAGTCGTGGATGTCGGTCAAATTCACTCAGGGCACGTCCAAAGTCACTGCGCCTACAAAGTGTCAAGTCTCGTGTCGCACAGTTCGGTAAGTTCCCGCTCATTTTTACCTTAACCTCCGTCTCAAAAACAAGTCAAGCGTTGCACACAGGCGATTCTCTTGGCAAGCCTCCCCCTCCAACAAAAGAGAAGCAGCTTGTGTCCTTTCCAAGAACATCAACTGACCTCGTCAAGTTGCAAGATGCCCAACGTTGATCCGGTTACCGGCGCCCGCCACCGCGTCGAACCGGACAGGTCTCTCCGCAAGCTTCGCGACGTTGACGAAGGCGCCCCGCGCATGGGGTGTCTGGGCATGCAGATGGTACCTCTCTTCGAGGGCACCGATCGCGTCGAGTACATGCAGGCTTGGCTCGAGGTGGGCATGTCCGTCGAAGTGTTAGAGCGCGGGCAGCACGTCTACATTAAACAGTGAAGTGAGTAGGTTTTCGGTTGTGGGCTTGGCCGGTAGGGGTAAAGGAACGGTTGCGTGGTCGCAGTGCATAAGATATACTGGGACGGAGCATAATTAAGACCAGGAGAAAAGAGCTCAAAGGTGCAGGTATAAAACACGAAATCAGTTCGCCAATATCACACTCGAGCCTCCATTATATATCATGCCGTTACTCCCCCAAGATTTCCGTTACAAGAAACAAAACGACAACAAGCAAGTTGCTTGTCCCAGTGGTATCCAGCTCGAAAACACTCTTCATTGGAtgcccctccttccccccttcccatgTACAGCCGAAGAAAAAGACGCCTAATGATAAACAGAAAAGGAGGaacctcatcatcgtcatcatcattaTGTCGCGATCCGCACTGGCATCAGCAGCTCGCCCGTAAGGCCAAGACACCATCGCCAAACCAAGCCTGTGAAGCCAGAGGCGTTTATTTCAGATCCGCGGGCGTCAACGCTTGAACCATGCTGGTTCCCTCGCTGAAGCGGGTGCGGAAGATGCGGTTGGCGTTCTGGAACATGCCGTCCTTCAGGGACACGACAATGAACTGCGACCCCTTGAAACGCGTTTTGATCAGACGGCCGATGTTTTGCGTGTGTGACAAGTCCAGGGcagcgtcgacctcgtcgaggataTACATTGGCGCCGGCTTGAACTGCAAAAGAGCCATGATGAGGGAAAGAGCAATGAGGGATCTGTGCCGCGCACATGTTAGTTCTCGGGTCGAATATCTGAAGGGATGTGGGAATCTCGTACCTTTGTCCTCCAGAGAGCTCAGTCAAACTCTGCTTCCACACCTTGCCGAGGGAGACCTTGACTTCAAGACCCTCGCTGATAGTCTTGCCTTCAGGGGGATCCAGCTTGGCAAAACTGCCAGGCAGGAGCTCGTTGAAGATCTGGCCAAAGTCGCCGTTGACTTTCTCCCACGTCTCTTGAAGagccttcttcttgtagTCGTCCAAGCTGATGATGGTCTCCTCGATCTTGCGCTTGTCGCGGATGACCGTCTTCATCATATGCTTGAGCGAgatctccttcttctcgacgcTCTCAATCATGTTCATGACCTTGGGAttgatcttcttcttcatgccCTGGAAGCGGTCCGTCAAGTTGCGGAGCGTCGCCTTGCACTCGCCAATGTTCTGGCCCTTGAAGTCGTACGGCGTACCTGAACGGCCAAAgttctccttctcgtcggcgatCCAGTCGTGCTCCTTCTCCATGTGAGCTACCGTCTGCACGGCCGACTGCTGTTCCTTGTGAAACCTCTCGACTTGATGGCCAAGTTTCTGCTTTTCGAGACTCTCCTCGGCGATACGAGCATTCTTGGACCGAGTAGCGTCCTCGAGCGCGCGAAGTTCATCATCAAAGCCGTGCAACTTGGCGCGTTCATCATCAAGCTCGGCCTGGACACCATCGAGCGTCTCTTGGAGGCTGCTCTGCTGTTTGACGAGGTCTTCGATGTCCTGCTGCTGAGCCTTGATGGCCACCTCGACTTCTTGCAGTTGCTCGCGGGCTGCAGACAGGTCGCCCGAGACTTGTTCAGAGTCAAGCTGCGCACCTTGCACCTCCTTTTGCAGAACCTTGACCGAGGCAGAGTTCTTTGTGAGAGTCGCTCGCAGCTTGTCCAGGGACTTCTGCAGCTCAACGAGCTTCGCGTCCTTGTTGTTGTCGAAGTCCTTCATGTCCTTCTCAATCTGCTTAACGTCGGCGGTGGCTTCGGcgtgcttcttcttcgcttCCGCGGTGTCTGTCTTAAGCTGGGCAATGGTCTCCTTCATATTCTCCACCTCTTGAATGATTGAAGACGAAGAGTTGCCGCTGAtctgctcctcggcgagcttgaTCTCGTGGCTCTTCAAATCGAGCTCCTGTTTAATCTTGCGCGCATGATCAAGCTTAGACTTCTCACTCGCGATGGTGAGTTGAAGCCCGTGCAATGACGCCTCAGCCTCTTTGAGTTGGCGAGTGATGTCGTTAAGCTTCTGCAGGGTGACTAGCACGCCACTGGAGTTGGGAGAGCTACCACCAGACAGAGTACCGGAAGGGTCGTAAGCATCTCCTTCCAGGGTGATACTCCTCATCCTCACATTGGGGTCAAAGGTCACTTTCTTCGCCGTGTCTGCGTCGGCACAAATGAGAGTGTTGCCAAAGACGTACTCCATGGCTGCAGATACCTCATGGTCGTAACCAACGAGGGACAGGGCTAGGTCGACCTTGCCTGGAGCGATTCTTTGGGCCGTCGCGATGGTCTGAGCTGAGGCCTTGAAGGCTGCGATCTTGTTTAAAGGAATGATAGTGACGCGTTTGCGAAGCTTTCCTCCCTGGAGCAGCTGGGTACCAGTTACTTCAGTATCAACGACAACGTTGTAGAGACGACCACCGGCGCAGATCTCAAGGGCAGTTCCCGCTTGCGTATTCTCTTTGTCCAAGGTGAACAACTGAGCAACCAAGCCCTTGACCTTGGACCTGTCGAAGTTAGGGGTCGGGTCCGCGTAATTGAAGTCAATGTTGGCGACCTTGCGCTTCAACCCATCCGCCTCTTGGCGGAGGCCTCGGATTTGCTGCTGTAATGAGGACTGCTTCTGGTACAGCTGCTCTTCCTGGCCAGGCTCGAAGCCCAGTCTGCCCAGCTCTTTTTCGAGTTTCTGGGCTTGTGACCTCAGTACTTCGAGATCCTTCAGGAGATCGGCGTTTTGTTCcttcgccttcttggcgCGTGGTTCTTCTTCCTTGATGCGCTTCTCGAGATGGGCAATCTTCATCTTCGCCTGCTCCTGTTCGGTGACAGCAGCTGTCGCACGGTTCCTCGCGTCTTGGAGCTGGCCTTGGTAGCCGCTCTCTTGACCGTCTTTGGAGGCGACACCGGTCTGCAGCGTTTGCAAGAGTTCCTCCTTGGATTCGGCCTCTTGGCTTTGCTTCTCCAGGTCATCCTTGGCAGCGTCGAACCTTGCCTTGATTTCTTCAAATGCCTGGGTCTTCTCTTGCAATGTCGCTTCCAATTCGGACACgttcttctcgacggccgtcttcctttccttttcttcgGCCATGCTGGACTTTTTCAAGTCCATGACGGTGGCGAGTCTGACAAGCCCGTTCGAATGCTTCTTcacggcgtcctcgagagCCTGCGCCTTGCCTCCCTTCTTCAACTCCTTGTCACGTTGTTCGCGAACCCGCTtgacgtcctcctcgagaTGGGAAATTTCGCTCTTTAACCGTGTCGCTGACTCTTCGAGGTCCTTTTGGCGTTGCTTCTTGCTCTCTAGGTCTGCTGCGGACtgctccagcttctcctggCAGCGAACATAGTCGTGCGCAACAACCACTCTTGTAAGGCGCTCAAGGTCGTTCTGTGTTTGTTGGAAATCGAGGAAAGCGCGCTTCTCTGTTCGCAACTTCTCGAGTTTGGGCTCGATTTCGTCGCGGAGCAGCTCTGTGATCTCCTGGAGCTtcatctccttcttggccatcGTCTTCAGCGCTTTATCTCTCCTATCCTCGAACATTCGTGTTCCCGCCGCTTCCTCGATCATGGCCAGAATCTCGACAGGCTTCATGTTCAGAACCTTTGTGATTCGGCCCTGCATGATGAGGAAGTTGGGGTTGTTGATATTGAGCTGGACGGACTGGAAGAGATTTTGTACTGTTTGTTGCTGTGCGCGGTGTCCATTGATGAGGTATTTGGATGTGCCGCCCAAGACAATCTGGCGAGTCACACTGATGGTCGCATACTCTTCGAAGCCGATGGGTGACTTTTTCTTGTCTCTGTTGTCGAAAACGATCGTAACGCTCGCTTTCGTGACGCCGGCTTGGCCACGTTTGTAGATAAGGTCCTGTATGAGGATAACATCAGCTTCAACGTCCATGAGCaaaaagggaaggagggggaggggggagatATCAGACGGAAGCATCCGCACCTGGAGATTCTGCGCTCGCACTGTTGTCATGTTGGTGATACCCAGAACGAAACAGATGGCATCCAGAATGTTGGACTTTCCGGAACCGTTGAGACCGGTAATCGAGTTGAAACTTTCATCCCTGTGTTGTGTGAGCTTCCGGTTCGTCCTTCGATTGGAGCAGTGTTTGTTTACCAGCCTGAAATCACCGTCCGCACGGCATACGACTTGAAGCCCTGTGATCAGTTAGTAAAATAAAGTCTGCCGCAAGAAATCGGATCGCATACGTCTATAATAACTTCTATGACCCTCATGCTGCAGTAGTTAGtagttggcgatggcgttgcTGAGGAGTGTTGTCGGTGTCAAGGAGTTTTTGTTTACTTTCCATCGGTCGCGTTTCCACTTCACTCCCCCCTCAGAGTCTACACCCGATAAGGCCCTTATCGGCAGCCGTCAACAGCCCGGCTGCCAGTTTCCCACAAGTGCGACTTGTCATTGTCCCGGCCAGGGCAGCCCCACGAACATCAGGGGCGCTAAGCCGGATGCGGACTCGACCAAAACAATCGGTCGGTTCGCAATGCAATTCAAACCCAGGTCCATCAACACCACGACACATCCATACAGCTTTTGTGTGCTTCCCACTTTTTGCTAacctccctcttctccccaAGCAACCGCCTTACTACGCCCTTTTGAATACTTTTGCGACCTCGATGATCAGCTAGCATTTTCTCTTCATCCCAACAGCGACACTCTTGCGCGCGTCGCGACTTTACCCCTCACAATGGCGACGATGCGAGGAACGCGTGTGCCAGTCGGCTCCGCGTCATGGGTCAACGAAGAAAGGACGACAGCCTTGAGCATCgtccaggccgaggccgaggagttTTCGTTCGCTGCAAAGAACGAGTTCGACTGGCTCAACGAGCACATGGCCGGGATTTTTAACGAGAACGAGATGCATGTTCACCCTTGCCACCCAGCTATGGGCCGTTTGCTAACCTGGTTGATAGTAATGTCGCTGAGATTTTCAAGACTCCCGGAAAGTTTCGCAGCAAGACGCCGCGGACGACGCGTAAGGTCGAAAGCGGCGAGCCCCGTGTTGTAAGGTGCCCAAACCGCACATATACCGCTCTTTTGCTAACAGCTTGTAGCCGCTTTCAGATGTGTTCTCTTCAACGCCCAATGGCGCCCCGAATGCCTTCACCCAACAACTTGCTCGCACTACTCCTAAGGTCAATCCTGCACAGTCGACATCGTCTCCCATGATCAATAGGAACATTTCGCCGCACAAAGCCGCTCCCTCACCGAGACCGGTTTCGAAACCGCCCATTGCCCTAGCCGATTCTGGATACTACGGCAGCCAGGACGTCGACAACGtgaacgacgacaacgatgacGAAATGGACGTTGACCtcatcgaggaggagacaCAGCTTGGAGAGCCACGATCCAGCCCCCCTAAGACAGGACGTGTGGGACACGTTGCATTCGACACTGCAGCCGAGCAAAGCGCGCTCCAAAGCCCGACCGTGACGAGGACTATAAGATCACCTGAAGTCACATTTCAGACTGCCAAGGAAGACCAGACCACAAGAATGATGAGAGACATAACCGAAGAGGCACCGTCCCCCGTCTCGGAATCCTCATCAGCACCTCAAAGCTCGCCCAAGCGTGCTCAGATCCCTTCGTCCCCTGTGGCTTCTCCTAAACCTCGCTCCGCGAAGGCCGCATCGCCCGTGAAGACCTCGCTGCCTATCAAGCGCTCTCCGGCCAAGGTTCCGTCTCCaccttcgccctcgcccatgGGCTCACCATCTCCCGCGCCCGAACCCACACCCGCTGCTGATTCGCAGGATGAAGTGGATGTCCACATGGATGATGATACGAGATCTCCATCCGACGAGTCGAGTCCGATTAGACCGGTTAGGAAGAGCAGTCTCAACTTTGCTTCGCTTCCTGCCAGAGAGCCTCTGAGGAACAAAAGCATTGGGGCACGTGTTTCTAGAACCAGTCACCTGGACACCAATCGCCAAAGTCACTACAGCAGACAAACTGGTGGCAAGAGCCTAGGAAACAATTTGGATCTACTTGGAGCAtcagatgacgaggaaggcAACGAAGACGAAATGAAAATCGACGATTCGACCGAGGCGACAAACGGGACCGACAGCTACGCCTCCAAGCACAATAAGACGTATACTCAACGACTCCAGGACCAGATCAATCTACTTGGCAAGTCTCAGCCAAACGCCAGCAGGCCTTCGAAGTCAATTCCAAGCTCCGCGATTGCTCATCAAACTTCCCACACCAGCGCACACCAACCCGCAACAGAGGCCAAGGCAGCGTCGCCGGTAAAGAAGTCGGCCGCGCCTCCAACCCCTGGGGCATTTCccgaagatgaggaagacgagggtgaggaagaggaagaggaagaagacgactGGATCGCACCACCGGTCCCTGCAAAGGACACGCCCAAGTCCAGCCCACGACCGCAATTGCCCAAGAGCCACACCGCAGACGTCATGGAAGGCATCGAGGGGGCCGACACAGTCAGTGGCTCAGAGTTTGCTTTGCCTAAGCAGCGGCAATCACCTGGCCGGTCGAGCTCACCCAACCGTGCCCCTATCATTCCTGAGCGTACTACCAGCGTCTTCAGCCATGGCAAATCCGCCTCCGTTTCCGTCTTGCCAGACATGTCGAAGGACAAAATGGCCGAAGACCTGTCTCCCGCCAAGAAACACGTCTCTGTTTCAAACCCGTTGTTTGTGGTGCCAGAAAACGGACGGCCAGAGACCCCTCAATCGCCTACGCGAAGCTTCCGGGACAGCCCGCTGAAGCAAGTCAAGAACAAGTTGTCTTCTATTCTGAAAAGCTCGAAGGGTCTTCTCGCGAGCAGCGCAGCAGTAAGCGCTGAGGGCAAGTCATCGCTCATGTCACCATCCACTGCTCGATTTGGCCTTCATTCCGGCCCGTCCACGGACTCGATCGCACCGCCCCAGTCAGCTCCAGCAGAGCCGCTGTACCCTGATCTTTCCAAGCGCATCGCAGCCGATGTGCAAACACTTTCTAGTGTGGGAAGCCCTGAGAAACCTGTCGCTCGCCGCACAAGGGCTTCTGttgagaaggagaaggaggacaagCGTAAAGAGAAGGAAGCCAAACTGATGGCCGACCAGATGAGCAAGCTGGACAAGGCTCGCGCCGAGGAACGCGAGAAAGCTCGGACTTTCAGCAAAGAACAAGAAAAGATTGCCGCtatggagaagaagatcgcGGCACAGAGGGAGACAGAATccgaaaaggaggaggagaaggaggtaGAGAGACCTGCTCGAACGCCGGCACCAAAGGAGGTGCCCAGGCCCATCAGGACTAGCCCCCGCAAAGCCAAGAaccaggccgaggccgaggcttcGCAGCCAGGGAAGCTGGACGTGGAAATGACGGAAGCACCGacaccgctgccgccgccgtctgccCCTCGCTCGGTCGGCCCGAGCCAGACGGCAAGACCCAGGGAACTTCGCCGCCCGATGAAGCCAACGAAGGAAGCACCCAGCAAGGTCAAGCAAGCGCCTACTGTTATTCGCGTTAACACCGGCTCGCAACACTCGCAGTACCACCCTTCGACGAGCACTTTGTCCTCTGGTCTTCAAGATACACTCGGCTCGTcggtcaaggccaaggccagccagccaggcTCGCACAGTAAGCAATCCCTGGCAAGCTTGAAGAGCTCCGTTTCTTCCAACGGACGGCCCAAGGCGCTTGAACTCGCCGCCAAGCGAAAGGAACAAGAGGAGCGGGAGGCgcaaagaaagaaagatGCCAAGCTCGAACTTGAACGCAAGCGCGCCGCCATCCAGGAGGAAGAGCGCAAGCAGGAATTGCAGAGGCGGCAGGAAgcagagaggcagagggagagggagcgAGAGCAAgccgaggcgaagaagaatGCACAGAGACAAGCCGCCATTGAGCGTGCCAAACAGACTCgagcaccaccgccggctGTGCGGTCTCAGCCGAACGGTCCTCCCGACTACACTGCGAGCCAACGCAGTGATGGCCaacctcctcggccaccttCACGCCTGACTTCTACTGCCCATCGGTCTCAGGAGGATCGACCGGTCAACGCTGTTCTTTCGAATGCTTCCAAGCCTGGCTCCAAGAGGCCTCTCCCGCAAGAGGGTAGAGAAGAAAGGAGCTCGCGCAATCCTGCTCCTCGCAACGGGCCGTCCTACCAGTCCAAGGAGGCCAAGCGTCGCCGCACGAGCGACGATTTTGCC from Colletotrichum higginsianum IMI 349063 chromosome 3, whole genome shotgun sequence includes the following:
- a CDS encoding MOSC domain-containing protein, producing MEVNLSTSALSEPVRLGFGFYFLPFATFLCFLVPVLYLFPPIPATTRDALLATHSQIGAASPRSKSRDQPPAGEQQKTETGTSAGGFAKVESLCVYPVKSCRGIEVARSKLLPTGLEFDRLYTFAQLKSPFPVSVDGAAEDGRDTHSWEFVTQRQFPLLATVKVDVYVPDATKKTVFLEKSGDAWIVLRFPWREPGWKGTMQWVAAKIRDGWRGEPEMEVLLPVEFPTDKEIEERGYTREDVRVWKEMVPALNMEKEIPGELSRYLGVSNKLALFRVDPGKLREVYRCAPAKEDAGYQPVVGFQDAYPLHLMNTGSLQDFDAKVPKDDELRHLDVRRFRANVIVSGAPAYDEESWMSVKFTQGTSKVTAPTKCQVSCRTVRCKMPNVDPVTGARHRVEPDRSLRKLRDVDEGAPRMGCLGMQMVPLFEGTDRVEYMQAWLEVGMSVEVLERGQHVYIKQ
- a CDS encoding Structural maintenance of chromosomes protein, with the protein product MTTVRAQNLQVRMLPSDISPLPLLPFLLMDVEADVILIQDLIYKRGQAGVTKASVTIVFDNRDKKKSPIGFEEYATISVTRQIVLGGTSKYLINGHRAQQQTVQNLFQSVQLNINNPNFLIMQGRITKVLNMKPVEILAMIEEAAGTRMFEDRRDKALKTMAKKEMKLQEITELLRDEIEPKLEKLRTEKRAFLDFQQTQNDLERLTRVVVAHDYVRCQEKLEQSAADLESKKQRQKDLEESATRLKSEISHLEEDVKRVREQRDKELKKGGKAQALEDAVKKHSNGLVRLATVMDLKKSSMAEEKERKTAVEKNVSELEATLQEKTQAFEEIKARFDAAKDDLEKQSQEAESKEELLQTLQTGVASKDGQESGYQGQLQDARNRATAAVTEQEQAKMKIAHLEKRIKEEEPRAKKAKEQNADLLKDLEVLRSQAQKLEKELGRLGFEPGQEEQLYQKQSSLQQQIRGLRQEADGLKRKVANIDFNYADPTPNFDRSKVKGLVAQLFTLDKENTQAGTALEICAGGRLYNVVVDTEVTGTQLLQGGKLRKRVTIIPLNKIAAFKASAQTIATAQRIAPGKVDLALSLVGYDHEVSAAMEYVFGNTLICADADTAKKVTFDPNVRMRSITLEGDAYDPSGTLSGGSSPNSSGVLVTLQKLNDITRQLKEAEASLHGLQLTIASEKSKLDHARKIKQELDLKSHEIKLAEEQISGNSSSSIIQEVENMKETIAQLKTDTAEAKKKHAEATADVKQIEKDMKDFDNNKDAKLVELQKSLDKLRATLTKNSASVKVLQKEVQGAQLDSEQVSGDLSAAREQLQEVEVAIKAQQQDIEDLVKQQSSLQETLDGVQAELDDERAKLHGFDDELRALEDATRSKNARIAEESLEKQKLGHQVERFHKEQQSAVQTVAHMEKEHDWIADEKENFGRSGTPYDFKGQNIGECKATLRNLTDRFQGMKKKINPKVMNMIESVEKKEISLKHMMKTVIRDKRKIEETIISLDDYKKKALQETWEKVNGDFGQIFNELLPGSFAKLDPPEGKTISEGLEVKVSLGKVWKQSLTELSGGQRSLIALSLIMALLQFKPAPMYILDEVDAALDLSHTQNIGRLIKTRFKGSQFIVVSLKDGMFQNANRIFRTRFSEGTSMVQALTPADLK
- a CDS encoding Inner centromere protein — encoded protein: MATMRGTRVPVGSASWVNEERTTALSIVQAEAEEFSFAAKNEFDWLNEHMAGIFNENEMHTPGKFRSKTPRTTRKVESGEPRVPLSDVFSSTPNGAPNAFTQQLARTTPKVNPAQSTSSPMINRNISPHKAAPSPRPVSKPPIALADSGYYGSQDVDNVNDDNDDEMDVDLIEEETQLGEPRSSPPKTGRVGHVAFDTAAEQSALQSPTVTRTIRSPEVTFQTAKEDQTTRMMRDITEEAPSPVSESSSAPQSSPKRAQIPSSPVASPKPRSAKAASPVKTSLPIKRSPAKVPSPPSPSPMGSPSPAPEPTPAADSQDEVDVHMDDDTRSPSDESSPIRPVRKSSLNFASLPAREPLRNKSIGARVSRTSHLDTNRQSHYSRQTGGKSLGNNLDLLGASDDEEGNEDEMKIDDSTEATNGTDSYASKHNKTYTQRLQDQINLLGKSQPNASRPSKSIPSSAIAHQTSHTSAHQPATEAKAASPVKKSAAPPTPGAFPEDEEDEGEEEEEEEDDWIAPPVPAKDTPKSSPRPQLPKSHTADVMEGIEGADTVSGSEFALPKQRQSPGRSSSPNRAPIIPERTTSVFSHGKSASVSVLPDMSKDKMAEDLSPAKKHVSVSNPLFVVPENGRPETPQSPTRSFRDSPLKQVKNKLSSILKSSKGLLASSAAVSAEGKSSLMSPSTARFGLHSGPSTDSIAPPQSAPAEPLYPDLSKRIAADVQTLSSVGSPEKPVARRTRASVEKEKEDKRKEKEAKLMADQMSKLDKARAEEREKARTFSKEQEKIAAMEKKIAAQRETESEKEEEKEVERPARTPAPKEVPRPIRTSPRKAKNQAEAEASQPGKLDVEMTEAPTPLPPPSAPRSVGPSQTARPRELRRPMKPTKEAPSKVKQAPTVIRVNTGSQHSQYHPSTSTLSSGLQDTLGSSVKAKASQPGSHSKQSLASLKSSVSSNGRPKALELAAKRKEQEEREAQRKKDAKLELERKRAAIQEEERKQELQRRQEAERQREREREQAEAKKNAQRQAAIERAKQTRAPPPAVRSQPNGPPDYTASQRSDGQPPRPPSRLTSTAHRSQEDRPVNAVLSNASKPGSKRPLPQEGREERSSRNPAPRNGPSYQSKEAKRRRTSDDFADELDMDIQPPNIKGPPVRPPSVGYKKQEMPTKSMFGYNNAPPSASRDLFKSTVTAQHHSTIKSVKQVDMNQFAQGQIPFAPNPNPAGPAHKTPARPMGATSTKSAAKATRSSPRFQDGEKIELPEIDTDEDEDEGDSHFGVAPWADSPDLRRALMRQETMNPEGIFGPPRALNMEEVFSNKERWHKFRARTSSANWSGSDRLTEDEIRKDLAARDKLRREGGWSYEMSKDLI